The following are from one region of the Polaribacter marinaquae genome:
- a CDS encoding ABC transporter ATPase, with translation MFTAYNNLPNNSRVWIYQADREFTENEIQFISDKAEEFINQWTRHGDDLKGSFTIKYNQFLVLAVDESFNNVSGCSIDSSVRFVQALEKELQLDLMNKMNVTFKDNENINLVKLSDFQRFAKEKKITADTIVFNNMVNTKEDFENNWEITAKDSWHKRFLV, from the coding sequence ATGTTTACAGCATATAACAATTTACCAAATAACTCTCGCGTTTGGATTTACCAAGCAGATAGAGAATTTACAGAAAATGAAATACAGTTTATTTCTGATAAAGCAGAAGAGTTTATAAACCAATGGACACGTCACGGAGATGATTTAAAAGGCTCTTTTACTATCAAATACAATCAGTTTTTAGTGTTGGCAGTAGACGAAAGTTTTAACAATGTTTCTGGTTGTTCTATAGATAGTTCTGTGCGTTTTGTACAAGCTTTAGAAAAAGAATTACAATTAGATTTAATGAATAAAATGAACGTTACTTTTAAAGATAACGAAAATATAAACCTTGTTAAATTATCTGATTTTCAAAGATTTGCAAAAGAGAAGAAAATTACTGCAGACACAATTGTTTTTAACAACATGGTAAATACCAAAGAAGATTTTGAAAATAATTGGGAAATTACTGCAAAAGATAGTTGGCATAAACGCTTTTTGGTATAA
- a CDS encoding 16S rRNA (uracil(1498)-N(3))-methyltransferase, producing MQLFYNSEISTETQEITFDKIESKHIVRVLRKKEGDILKITNGKGFLFDVEIILASDKKCLAKVTSFTEKQKPWQYYLHVAIAPTKNNDRIEWFLEKATEIGIDEITPIICSNSERRIVKLERFEKIIQSAMKQSLKFTLPKLNEPVKFNDFINQDFDGKTCIAHCEEQDKNLLKSVINPAEKTTILIGPEGDFSIEEIKKALEKKFTPISLGESRLRTETAALVAVNTISFINQ from the coding sequence ATGCAATTATTTTATAATTCAGAAATTTCTACAGAAACACAAGAAATTACTTTCGATAAAATTGAAAGCAAACATATTGTACGTGTTTTAAGAAAAAAAGAAGGAGATATTCTTAAAATAACAAATGGTAAAGGCTTTTTATTTGATGTAGAAATTATTTTAGCAAGCGATAAAAAGTGTTTAGCTAAGGTTACTTCTTTTACTGAAAAACAAAAACCTTGGCAATATTATTTACATGTTGCAATTGCGCCTACAAAAAATAACGATAGAATAGAATGGTTTTTAGAAAAAGCAACAGAAATTGGTATCGATGAAATTACACCAATTATTTGTTCTAATTCAGAAAGAAGGATTGTAAAATTAGAACGATTTGAAAAAATTATTCAGTCTGCCATGAAACAATCGTTAAAATTTACGTTGCCAAAATTAAACGAACCTGTAAAATTTAATGATTTTATCAATCAAGATTTTGATGGCAAAACATGTATTGCACATTGTGAAGAGCAAGATAAAAATCTATTAAAGTCTGTAATAAATCCTGCTGAAAAAACAACTATACTTATAGGACCCGAAGGAGATTTTTCTATAGAAGAAATAAAAAAAGCATTAGAAAAGAAGTTTACACCTATTTCTTTAGGTGAAAGTAGATTACGAACAGAAACAGCAGCTTTAGTTGCTGTTAATACTATTTCGTTTATCAATCAATAA
- a CDS encoding PPK2 family polyphosphate kinase, which translates to MKTEKYRVSSAIKLQDFNTKEVLEDAEKSLKKLRKKISKMQDAMYAEGKYSVLICLQGMDTSGKDSLIREVFKDVNARGVEVHSFKVPTELELKHDFMWRHYIALPAKGKIGVFNRTHYENVLVTRVHPEYVFGENIPTVKSLDDLDDAFYHDRMDRINEFESHLAKNGTIVLKFFLNLSKEEQKNRLLRRLNIPEKNWKFSAGDLKERKLWDKYQFCYEDLLNRTSKENAPWFIIPADDKPSARYILAEILKKELDKYDFRAPELPAKDAARIEEFKNQLNNE; encoded by the coding sequence ATGAAAACAGAAAAATATAGAGTTTCTAGTGCTATTAAATTACAAGATTTTAATACAAAAGAAGTTCTAGAAGACGCAGAAAAATCATTAAAAAAATTGCGTAAAAAAATAAGTAAAATGCAAGACGCTATGTATGCCGAAGGTAAATATAGTGTGTTAATTTGCTTACAAGGTATGGATACTTCTGGTAAAGATAGCTTAATTAGAGAGGTATTTAAAGACGTAAATGCAAGAGGTGTAGAAGTGCATAGTTTTAAAGTACCTACAGAATTAGAGTTAAAACACGACTTTATGTGGAGGCATTATATAGCTTTGCCTGCAAAAGGTAAAATAGGTGTTTTTAATAGAACTCATTATGAAAATGTTTTGGTTACAAGAGTGCATCCAGAATATGTTTTCGGCGAAAATATACCAACCGTAAAAAGTTTAGACGATTTAGACGATGCTTTTTATCATGATAGAATGGATAGAATTAATGAGTTTGAAAGTCATTTAGCAAAAAACGGAACGATAGTTCTTAAATTCTTTTTAAATCTATCTAAAGAAGAACAAAAAAATAGATTGTTAAGAAGATTGAATATACCAGAAAAGAATTGGAAATTTTCTGCAGGAGATTTAAAAGAGCGCAAATTGTGGGATAAATACCAGTTTTGTTATGAAGATTTATTAAACAGAACATCAAAAGAAAATGCACCTTGGTTTATAATTCCGGCAGATGATAAACCTTCTGCTAGATATATTTTAGCAGAAATATTAAAAAAAGAATTAGATAAATACGATTTTAGAGCACCAGAATTGCCAGCTAAAGATGCCGCAAGAATCGAAGAATTTAAAAATCAATTAAACAACGAATAA
- a CDS encoding superoxide dismutase family protein codes for MKYFKKTSLFLLTIIILSACSSNPKKAVAVISPKSGSDISGTVTFIEQDGIVTMKAEVKGLSKGNHAIHIHKIADCSSDDGKSAGGHWNPTEKNHGKWLQDPFHIGDIGNLVVDETGKGSIERKTDLWAVGGENDLKNVVGHAIIIHQGPDDFSSQPSGAAGARIGCGEITRK; via the coding sequence ATGAAGTATTTTAAAAAAACATCATTATTTCTTTTAACAATTATAATTTTAAGCGCCTGTAGTTCAAATCCAAAAAAAGCAGTTGCTGTTATTAGCCCAAAAAGCGGTAGCGATATTTCCGGAACTGTAACTTTTATAGAACAAGATGGTATAGTTACCATGAAAGCAGAAGTAAAAGGCCTTTCTAAAGGAAATCATGCAATTCATATTCATAAAATTGCTGATTGTTCTTCGGATGATGGAAAATCTGCTGGCGGACATTGGAATCCGACCGAAAAAAATCATGGAAAATGGTTACAAGATCCTTTTCATATTGGTGATATAGGAAATTTAGTTGTTGATGAAACCGGAAAAGGTTCTATTGAAAGAAAAACAGATTTGTGGGCAGTTGGCGGCGAAAATGATTTAAAAAATGTGGTTGGTCATGCGATTATAATTCATCAAGGACCCGACGATTTTAGCTCTCAACCTTCTGGCGCAGCAGGTGCAAGAATTGGTTGTGGAGAAATTACTAGAAAATAA
- a CDS encoding exonuclease domain-containing protein produces MNLNLTKPIVFFDLETTGVNIATDRIVEIAILKVFPNGNKESKTWLVNPEIEIPQSSIDVHGITNEKIANEPTFKELATEVSAMIEGCDLAGFNSNRFDIPLLAEELMRAGIDFDMQDRKAIDVQVIFHKKEQRTLSAGYQFYCGRELEGAHGAEADTNATYEILLAQLDKYDDIENSVDALSEYSTHGERADFAGFILMNDKKQEIFSFGKYKGRTVEEVFKENPGYNNWMQNADFPLYTKKVLRQIKERMNPPKKKMTDAEKLQALQQKFNLR; encoded by the coding sequence ATGAATTTAAACTTAACAAAACCAATTGTATTTTTCGATTTAGAAACTACAGGAGTTAATATTGCCACAGATAGAATTGTAGAAATTGCAATTTTAAAAGTTTTTCCTAACGGAAATAAAGAAAGTAAAACGTGGTTGGTAAATCCTGAGATTGAAATTCCACAAAGTTCTATAGATGTTCATGGAATAACAAACGAAAAAATTGCAAATGAGCCAACTTTTAAAGAGTTGGCAACAGAGGTAAGCGCTATGATTGAAGGTTGTGATTTGGCAGGTTTTAATTCTAATAGATTCGATATACCACTTTTAGCAGAAGAATTAATGCGTGCCGGAATCGATTTTGATATGCAAGATAGAAAAGCAATTGATGTACAAGTGATTTTTCATAAAAAAGAGCAAAGAACATTAAGCGCAGGATACCAGTTTTATTGCGGTAGAGAGTTAGAAGGCGCTCATGGTGCAGAAGCAGATACAAATGCAACGTACGAAATTTTGTTAGCTCAGTTAGATAAATACGACGATATAGAAAACAGCGTTGATGCTTTAAGTGAATATTCTACACATGGCGAAAGAGCAGATTTTGCAGGTTTTATTTTGATGAACGATAAAAAGCAAGAGATTTTTTCTTTCGGAAAGTATAAAGGCAGAACGGTAGAAGAAGTTTTTAAAGAAAATCCTGGGTACAATAACTGGATGCAAAATGCAGATTTTCCGTTGTACACAAAAAAGGTTTTAAGACAAATAAAAGAAAGAATGAATCCGCCAAAAAAGAAAATGACGGATGCAGAAAAGTTACAAGCGTTGCAACAAAAGTTTAATTTAAGATAG
- a CDS encoding MBL fold metallo-hydrolase yields the protein MKLKITYLLIVAFSIFSCKKEETKKQSEETVTSTEKTTNTSDLKITPISHATAVLTFKDEIIYLDPTLGQEAFSGFKKPTYVLITDIHGDHMDLKTLKALDLSSTKIIAPKAVAEKIKDINAKEIIVINNSETKSFTNFNVEAIPMYNLREEALKFHSKGRGNGYILTINNERIYFSGDTEDIPEMRNLKNIDKAFICMNLPYTMTVESAADAVLAFKPKQIYPYHYRGTEGLSDVAKFKEIVNKNDNSIEVVQLDWYPNRK from the coding sequence ATGAAACTTAAAATAACATACTTATTAATTGTAGCTTTTTCTATTTTTTCTTGTAAAAAAGAAGAAACTAAAAAACAAAGCGAAGAAACAGTTACATCAACAGAAAAAACAACCAATACTTCTGATTTAAAGATTACACCAATTTCGCATGCAACTGCTGTATTAACTTTTAAAGACGAAATTATTTATTTAGACCCAACTTTAGGTCAAGAGGCTTTTTCTGGTTTTAAAAAACCTACTTATGTTTTAATTACTGATATTCATGGTGATCACATGGATTTAAAAACACTAAAAGCTCTAGACCTATCATCAACAAAAATAATAGCACCAAAAGCGGTAGCAGAAAAAATTAAAGACATTAATGCAAAAGAAATTATTGTAATTAATAATAGTGAAACTAAAAGTTTTACAAATTTTAATGTAGAAGCAATTCCAATGTATAATTTAAGAGAAGAAGCTTTAAAATTTCACTCTAAAGGAAGAGGAAACGGCTATATTTTAACCATTAATAACGAAAGAATTTACTTTTCTGGAGACACAGAAGATATACCAGAAATGCGCAATCTAAAGAATATTGACAAAGCATTTATTTGCATGAATTTACCTTATACTATGACGGTAGAAAGTGCTGCAGATGCTGTTTTAGCTTTTAAACCAAAACAAATTTACCCATATCATTACAGAGGTACAGAAGGTTTAAGCGATGTTGCTAAATTTAAAGAAATCGTAAATAAAAACGATAATTCTATCGAAGTTGTGCAGCTAGATTGGTATCCGAATAGAAAATAA
- the trmD gene encoding tRNA (guanosine(37)-N1)-methyltransferase TrmD, giving the protein MRIDIISVAPALLESPFNHSIVKRAKEKGLAEIIIHNLREYGLGNYKQIDDTQFGGGAGMVMMIEPIANCIRKLQSERKYDEIIYMTPDAKTLNQSTANTLSLKENILILTGHYKGVDQRIRDLFITKEISIGDYVLTGGELAAAVLVDAVVRLIPGVIGDEQSALTDSFQDNLLSPPVYTRPSDFEGNKVPEILLSGNFPKIDDWRTDKAYERTQEIRPDLLDENS; this is encoded by the coding sequence ATGCGAATAGATATTATTTCAGTTGCTCCAGCCTTATTAGAAAGTCCGTTTAATCATTCTATAGTTAAACGCGCTAAAGAAAAAGGATTGGCAGAAATTATAATTCACAATTTACGCGAATACGGTTTAGGAAACTATAAACAAATAGACGACACACAATTTGGTGGTGGTGCAGGTATGGTTATGATGATAGAACCGATTGCAAACTGTATTAGAAAGCTACAATCTGAAAGAAAATATGATGAAATAATTTATATGACTCCGGATGCCAAAACATTAAACCAAAGTACTGCAAACACACTTTCTTTAAAAGAAAACATCTTAATCTTAACAGGACATTATAAAGGTGTAGATCAAAGAATTCGAGATTTATTTATAACTAAAGAAATTTCTATTGGAGATTACGTGTTAACTGGAGGCGAATTAGCTGCTGCTGTATTAGTTGATGCTGTGGTTCGATTAATTCCGGGAGTTATTGGTGATGAACAATCTGCACTTACAGACTCTTTTCAAGACAACTTATTATCTCCGCCAGTTTATACCAGACCTTCAGATTTTGAAGGAAATAAGGTTCCTGAAATTTTATTATCTGGTAATTTTCCAAAAATTGATGATTGGAGAACTGACAAAGCTTATGAAAGAACGCAAGAAATAAGACCAGATTTACTAGACGAAAATTCGTAA
- a CDS encoding glycoside hydrolase family 3 N-terminal domain-containing protein encodes MKKNILAFLAIAFTLSLSAQRLDPLRTKDFVAQEIWVDSIMNSMSIDEKIGQLFMVQAYSNLDEKHERFINKMITKYHVGSLIFMQGTPEKQAILNNRYQDSAKVPLLIGFDGEWGLDMRLKNTYRFPWNMTLGAIRNDSLITKFGKHLGQHAKRIGIHVNFAPVIDVNVNPENPIIGNRSFGESKENVTAKAIAFIKGMQSEGVLANGKHFPGHGDTAADSHHTLPVLNFDAARLDSIELYPYKKTFDVGLASVMTAHLNIPSLEPNATLPTSLSKNVVTNLLQEKLGFQGLIITDGLNMKGATNYATSAQIDLAAIQAGNDLLLIPQDVPGSVALIKKALETKTLTEERLNFSVRKILKSKYWAGLHNYKPVLVENIEQDLNRVEDKLLHRELVKNSITLLKNINGNLPIRDLEKQKIAYVQLGDADNTAYVDMLKNYTKVDVVADKNLDGLITKLKPYNYVIIGFHKSNQHPWKSYKFTNKELVWLQEIAREKSVILDVFASPYSLLQVKSFANIEGLIVSYQNSKISQEVSAQILFGAITAKGKLPVSIGSEFKEGFGLTSTNLSRFEYTIPEAVGMSSIKLAAIDKMADTIINQKMAPGLQIFVARNGKVVLEKSYGYHTHDKKIPVKNSDIYDLASLTKILASLPLIMKAEEEQRIPLSASLRDILPSFSNSNKEKVTVKEVLSHFGRLKAWIPFYKDTQDSITGKNLATFYSSKKSNKFDIKVAENLFINHNYKDSIYKYIKEADQRERVGYKYSDLGYYIFKEALELQYDKPLDKLVDQNFYQSLGADRTTYLPLKKFHRNEIVPTEIDTYYRNQLLQGYVHDMGAAMLGGVGGHAGLFANANDVGKIMQMYLQKGFYGGKRYLKPETIDKFNHRYFSKEKVRRGLGFDKPQLNPRVKATCGCVSEESFGHSGFTGTYTWADPKSGLVYVFLSNRVYPNMDNRGLIRSNMRTKIQQVIQDAIIN; translated from the coding sequence ATGAAGAAGAATATATTAGCCTTTTTAGCAATTGCTTTTACGTTAAGTTTAAGTGCACAAAGATTAGATCCGTTAAGAACTAAAGATTTTGTTGCACAAGAAATTTGGGTAGATAGTATAATGAATAGTATGTCTATTGATGAAAAAATTGGACAGCTTTTTATGGTGCAAGCGTATTCTAATTTAGATGAAAAGCATGAGCGATTTATAAACAAGATGATTACAAAATATCATGTTGGTAGTTTAATTTTTATGCAAGGTACGCCAGAAAAACAGGCGATTTTAAATAATAGATATCAAGATTCTGCAAAAGTACCTTTGTTAATTGGTTTTGATGGTGAATGGGGTTTAGATATGCGTTTAAAAAACACATATCGATTTCCTTGGAATATGACTTTAGGTGCCATTAGAAACGATTCTTTAATTACAAAATTTGGTAAACATTTAGGCCAACATGCAAAACGAATAGGAATTCATGTAAATTTTGCACCAGTTATTGATGTGAACGTAAATCCAGAAAATCCTATTATTGGAAATAGATCTTTTGGTGAAAGTAAAGAAAATGTAACTGCAAAAGCAATTGCTTTTATTAAAGGTATGCAAAGTGAAGGTGTTTTAGCAAATGGTAAACATTTTCCTGGTCATGGTGACACGGCAGCAGATTCTCATCATACTTTACCAGTTTTAAATTTTGATGCAGCACGTTTAGATTCTATAGAATTGTATCCGTACAAAAAAACATTTGACGTTGGTTTGGCAAGTGTAATGACAGCGCATTTAAACATACCAAGTTTAGAACCAAATGCAACGTTGCCAACATCACTTTCTAAAAATGTTGTAACAAATTTATTACAAGAAAAATTAGGCTTTCAAGGTTTAATAATTACTGATGGTTTAAACATGAAAGGTGCTACCAATTATGCTACTTCTGCACAAATAGATTTAGCAGCGATACAAGCTGGTAACGATTTGTTGTTGATTCCGCAAGATGTACCAGGTTCTGTAGCTTTAATTAAAAAGGCTTTGGAAACAAAAACGTTAACAGAAGAGCGATTAAATTTTTCTGTAAGAAAAATATTAAAATCTAAATATTGGGCAGGTTTACACAACTACAAACCTGTTTTAGTAGAAAATATTGAACAAGATTTAAATAGAGTAGAAGATAAGTTATTACACAGAGAATTGGTAAAAAACTCGATTACTTTATTAAAAAATATAAATGGTAATTTACCAATTAGAGATTTAGAAAAGCAAAAAATAGCGTATGTACAATTGGGTGATGCAGACAATACAGCCTATGTAGACATGCTAAAAAATTATACAAAAGTAGATGTTGTTGCTGATAAAAATTTAGACGGATTGATAACAAAATTGAAACCGTATAATTATGTAATTATTGGATTTCATAAATCAAACCAGCATCCTTGGAAAAGCTATAAGTTTACGAATAAAGAATTGGTTTGGTTGCAAGAAATTGCGAGAGAAAAATCGGTGATATTAGATGTTTTTGCGAGTCCGTATAGTTTATTACAAGTTAAAAGTTTTGCTAATATCGAAGGTTTAATTGTTTCGTATCAAAATAGTAAAATTTCTCAAGAAGTATCTGCACAAATATTGTTTGGTGCAATTACAGCAAAAGGTAAATTGCCTGTTTCTATTGGTTCAGAATTTAAAGAAGGTTTTGGGTTAACAAGCACAAATCTTAGTAGATTCGAATATACAATACCAGAAGCAGTAGGAATGTCTTCTATAAAATTGGCAGCTATCGATAAAATGGCCGATACAATTATCAACCAAAAAATGGCACCAGGTTTACAAATATTTGTAGCAAGAAATGGTAAGGTTGTTTTAGAAAAAAGTTATGGTTACCATACACACGATAAAAAAATACCAGTTAAAAATTCTGATATATATGATTTAGCATCGTTAACTAAAATATTAGCATCGTTGCCTTTAATAATGAAAGCAGAGGAAGAACAAAGGATACCTTTGTCAGCTAGCTTAAGAGATATTTTACCAAGTTTTTCGAACTCAAATAAAGAAAAAGTTACTGTAAAAGAAGTTTTATCTCATTTTGGTAGATTAAAAGCTTGGATTCCGTTTTATAAAGATACGCAAGACAGCATAACAGGTAAGAATTTGGCTACGTTTTATAGCAGTAAAAAGTCGAATAAATTTGATATTAAAGTAGCAGAAAATTTATTTATCAATCATAATTATAAAGATAGCATTTACAAATATATTAAAGAAGCAGACCAAAGAGAACGAGTTGGTTACAAATACAGCGATTTAGGATATTATATTTTTAAAGAAGCCTTAGAATTACAATACGACAAACCTTTAGATAAACTAGTAGATCAAAATTTTTATCAATCTTTGGGTGCAGATAGAACCACATATTTACCATTAAAAAAGTTTCATAGAAATGAAATTGTTCCTACAGAAATAGATACATATTACAGAAATCAATTACTGCAAGGCTATGTGCACGATATGGGCGCAGCAATGTTAGGTGGTGTTGGTGGTCATGCGGGTTTATTTGCCAATGCAAACGATGTTGGTAAAATAATGCAAATGTATTTACAAAAAGGTTTTTATGGCGGTAAACGTTATTTAAAACCAGAAACTATAGATAAATTTAATCATAGATATTTTTCTAAAGAAAAGGTTAGAAGAGGTCTAGGTTTCGATAAACCACAACTTAATCCTAGAGTTAAAGCAACTTGTGGTTGCGTATCCGAAGAGAGTTTTGGGCATTCTGGTTTTACAGGAACCTACACTTGGGCAGATCCAAAAAGCGGATTGGTTTATGTGTTTTTATCAAACAGAGTATATCCAAACATGGATAATCGAGGTTTGATTAGAAGTAATATGAGAACCAAAATTCAGCAAGTAATTCAAGACGCAATTATTAATTAG
- a CDS encoding DUF4159 domain-containing protein, translating to MKQLLTITFTFLLSIIYAQDVAILKYNGGGDWYSNPTAVPNLVAFANANINTKISKNPQSVAVSSEDIFNFPILFMTGHGNVFFSEDDAENLRNYLISGGFLHISDNYGLDKFIRKEIKKVFPKLEFKEIPSSHKIYNQTFKFPNGIPKIHEHDKKSAQGFGIFFEGRLLVFYDYETDLSDGWEDQIIHNNPQSVREKALKMGANIIEFAFSN from the coding sequence ATGAAGCAACTTCTAACAATTACGTTTACCTTTTTACTAAGCATAATTTACGCACAAGATGTTGCTATTTTAAAGTATAATGGTGGCGGAGATTGGTACTCGAACCCTACAGCGGTTCCTAATTTAGTTGCTTTTGCTAACGCTAACATTAACACCAAAATTTCTAAAAACCCACAATCTGTTGCGGTAAGTAGCGAAGATATTTTTAATTTTCCCATTCTATTTATGACGGGTCATGGTAATGTTTTCTTTTCTGAAGATGATGCCGAAAACTTAAGAAACTATCTAATTTCTGGTGGCTTTTTACATATATCCGACAATTATGGTTTAGACAAATTCATTCGTAAAGAAATCAAAAAAGTTTTTCCAAAATTAGAATTTAAAGAAATACCAAGCTCACATAAAATTTACAATCAGACCTTTAAATTTCCAAACGGAATCCCAAAAATTCATGAACACGACAAAAAATCCGCACAAGGTTTTGGTATTTTTTTCGAAGGAAGACTTCTTGTTTTTTACGATTATGAAACAGATTTAAGTGATGGTTGGGAAGATCAAATAATACACAACAATCCGCAAAGTGTAAGAGAAAAAGCATTAAAAATGGGCGCTAACATAATTGAGTTCGCATTTAGTAATTAA
- a CDS encoding bile acid:sodium symporter family protein, producing the protein MNDQIDIDAIKINFDSSGLWVLNIAIGIIMFGVALGISIDDFKRLLKNPKILFVGVLSQFILLPAFTFLIILLLKPHPSFALGMMMIAACPGGNVSNFFSKMAGGNAALSVSLTAFATLICIFMTPLNLQFWGSLYEPTNSILETVALDWVDLLKLVSLILGIPLFFGMLIKHYHSEMAQKIENVLKPLSMLVFIALIFIAFSQNLEIFVNHIHHVLFLVIFHNIFAYFLGFYTAKSFKLNKKDTKTIAMETGIQNGGLGLLLIFGFFDGLGGMALLAAFWGIWDVFSGIILATYWGRNSKKDTLIE; encoded by the coding sequence ATGAACGATCAAATAGATATCGATGCTATCAAAATAAATTTTGATTCTAGTGGTTTATGGGTTTTAAACATCGCTATTGGTATTATAATGTTTGGTGTTGCATTAGGTATTTCTATTGATGATTTTAAGCGTTTACTAAAAAACCCTAAAATACTTTTTGTTGGTGTACTATCTCAGTTTATCTTATTACCGGCTTTTACTTTTTTAATTATACTACTTTTAAAACCGCATCCTAGTTTTGCTCTCGGAATGATGATGATTGCAGCTTGCCCTGGCGGAAACGTTTCTAATTTTTTTAGTAAAATGGCTGGCGGTAATGCTGCTTTATCAGTTAGTTTAACAGCTTTTGCTACATTGATCTGTATTTTTATGACGCCTTTAAACCTTCAGTTTTGGGGAAGTTTATACGAACCTACAAACAGTATTTTAGAAACAGTTGCTTTAGATTGGGTCGATTTATTAAAACTAGTTTCTTTAATTTTAGGAATTCCTTTATTTTTTGGAATGTTGATCAAACATTACCATTCCGAAATGGCACAAAAAATAGAAAATGTTTTAAAACCATTATCGATGCTTGTATTTATCGCTTTGATTTTTATTGCATTTTCTCAGAATTTAGAAATCTTTGTAAACCATATTCATCACGTTTTATTTTTAGTAATTTTTCACAATATATTCGCTTATTTTTTAGGTTTTTACACTGCTAAAAGTTTTAAATTAAATAAAAAAGATACCAAAACTATTGCCATGGAAACTGGAATTCAAAATGGCGGATTGGGTTTATTATTAATTTTTGGTTTTTTTGACGGTTTAGGCGGAATGGCACTTTTGGCAGCTTTTTGGGGAATTTGGGACGTGTTTTCTGGAATTATATTGGCTACTTATTGGGGAAGAAATTCTAAAAAAGACACTTTAATCGAATAA
- a CDS encoding 1-acyl-sn-glycerol-3-phosphate acyltransferase encodes MLQKIWFALVWTYVKLGLFFYSKKIIIKGTENIPKKGAVLFAVNHPNGLVDPLYVTTTHNRRNHYLVRAATFKNPIVKKILESLYLMPIYRIRDGIKQLANNQQIFDKCHRIFEKGETLMIFPEGSHDKKRTIRPLSKGFTRIVFGALEKHEDIDITVIPIGLTYQHPSDYPAKIIINYGKPIKTRAIYDHNIPAKAINILKASVTKQLQKLAVHIPDDDNYETVLQKLNNAQVDFTEVDKVNSMILKNSFPEAKSPKKNYVKPLYYVIVLNSLIPVLIWKKVFKLIKEVEFIDTFRFSVNLLTFTIFYSLQALIIALIYGNNVALFYFTFSLFLVFIYTKLAPTNAKKFLNL; translated from the coding sequence ATGCTTCAAAAAATTTGGTTTGCACTTGTATGGACTTATGTAAAACTTGGTTTATTTTTTTACAGTAAGAAGATTATAATTAAAGGCACAGAAAATATTCCAAAAAAAGGAGCAGTATTATTTGCTGTAAATCACCCTAACGGATTGGTAGATCCTTTATACGTTACTACAACTCACAATAGAAGAAACCATTACTTGGTTAGAGCCGCAACATTTAAAAACCCGATAGTTAAGAAAATTTTAGAATCTTTATACTTAATGCCCATTTATAGAATTCGAGATGGCATTAAGCAATTAGCAAACAATCAGCAAATTTTTGATAAATGCCACAGAATCTTTGAAAAAGGAGAAACTTTAATGATTTTTCCAGAAGGTAGTCATGATAAAAAAAGAACCATTAGACCTTTAAGTAAAGGGTTTACAAGAATTGTTTTTGGTGCGTTAGAAAAGCATGAAGATATAGATATAACTGTAATTCCGATTGGTTTAACGTATCAACATCCGTCAGATTATCCTGCTAAAATTATTATTAATTATGGCAAACCTATAAAAACAAGAGCTATTTATGATCATAATATACCTGCAAAAGCTATTAATATTTTAAAAGCAAGTGTTACCAAACAATTACAAAAACTGGCTGTTCATATTCCGGATGATGATAATTATGAAACCGTTTTACAAAAACTAAATAATGCACAAGTAGATTTTACTGAAGTAGATAAAGTAAATTCTATGATTCTAAAAAATAGTTTTCCAGAAGCAAAATCTCCTAAAAAAAATTATGTAAAACCGCTTTATTATGTAATAGTTTTAAATAGTTTGATTCCGGTTTTAATTTGGAAAAAAGTTTTTAAATTGATTAAAGAAGTTGAGTTTATAGATACTTTTCGATTTAGTGTTAATCTTTTAACGTTTACAATATTCTATTCTCTACAGGCATTAATAATCGCTTTAATTTACGGAAATAACGTGGCTTTATTTTATTTCACCTTTTCTTTATTCCTTGTTTTTATTTACACAAAACTGGCGCCAACCAACGCAAAAAAGTTTTTAAATCTGTAA